One Pyrus communis chromosome 13, drPyrComm1.1, whole genome shotgun sequence genomic window carries:
- the LOC137713907 gene encoding uncharacterized protein, which translates to MSELFIKQSKQYAEGWPCYPKELFEYIASKTPCHDLAWDVGTGNGQAARSLAKIFKNVIATDTSQKQLEFAPKLPNIRYEHTPPVMSIAEVEQKLTPKSSVDLVTVAQAIHWFDLPNFYQQVKHVLKKPNGVLAAWCYTVPRVNSIVDTVFDRFYTVDSDPYWEPPRKMVDDKYESIDFPFEPVDGEENTGPFKFVTEQLMDLDGFFTYIRSWSGYHTAKGRGVELLSDHVIEAFKQAWNEGGDHGQKAVKFPVYLRIGKV; encoded by the exons ATGTCGGAGCTGTTCATAAAACAATCGAAGCAATATGCCGAGGGTTGGCCATGCTACCCGAAAGAGCTGTTTGAATACATTGCCTCCAAGACCCCTTGTCACGACCTCGCATGGGACGTCGGCACCGGCAATGGCCAGGCTGcccgatcc CTGGCCAAGATCTTCAAGAATGTGATAGCCACTGATACAAGCCAAAAACAACTCGAGTTCGCACCCAAGCTGCCCAATATTCGCTACGAGCACACCCCTCCGGTCATGTCAATAGCCGAGGTTGAACAAAAGTTGACACCAAAATCAAGTGTTGATCTGGTGACCGTTGCTCAGGCCATCCATTGGTTTGACCTCCCCAATTTCTACCAACAAGTGAAACATGTACTGAAGAAACCTAATGGTGTCCTTGCAGCATGGTGCTATACAGTGCCTAGGGTTAACAGCATTGTAGATACCGTCTTTGATCGTTTTTACACCGTTGATTCTGATCCTTACTGGGAGCCACCACGTAAAATGGTGGACGACAAGTATGAGAGTATCGATTTTCCATTTGAGCCGGTGGACGGAGAAGAGAACACAGGACCGTTTAAGTTCGTGACAGAGCAGTTGATGGATTTGGATGGCTTTTTTACATACATAAGGTCATGGTCTGGATATCACACGGCAAAAGGAAGGGGTGTTGAGCTCTTGAGTGATCATGTGATTGAGGCATTTAAGCAAGCGTGGAATGAAGGTGGAGACCATGGTCAGAAGGCTGTCAAGTTTCCTGTCTATTTGAGAATTGGAAAAGTGTAG
- the LOC137713168 gene encoding uncharacterized protein translates to MISAISWVPKGVSKPVPSVADPPTKEEIEELIKTGALEKSGDAESEDDDGEMDVEIPKQGDQVSQALEVAKALGRAPKVTEPGAKFDDIADELRELDMEHYDDEDDGIDVFSSGVGDLYYPSNDMDPYLKKEKDDDEDSEDSDDMTINPSDAVIVCARNEDEVSQLEIWLYVESKDGEADVFVHHDVILSSFPLCTAWLDCPLKGGDKGNFIAVGLMDEPSIEIWDLDIIDEVQPCVILGGIAEKKKKKGKKVSIKYKEDSHRDSVLGLAWNKEYRNILASASADKQVKIWDVATGKCNITMEHHTDKVQAVAWNHFAPQVLLSGSFDHTVVLKDGRVPSHSGYKWTVTADVESLAWDPHTEHSFVVSLEDGTIKGFDIRAATSAPTSESKPSFTLHAHDKAVCSISYNPAAPNLLATGSTDKMVKLWDLSNNQPSCISSRNPKAGAVFSISFAEDNPFLLAIGGSKGKLEVWDTTYDAAVAQRFGSYYKKSRTQAGPSSG, encoded by the exons atgataTCAGCAATTTCGTGGGTGCCCAAAGGGGTTTCGAAGCCGGTTCCCTCCGTCGCCGACCCGCCCACCAAAGAGGAAATCGAAGAGCTGATTAAAACCGGCGCCTTGGAGAAAAG TGGAGATGCTGAAAGTGAGGACGATGATGGAGAAATGGATGTTGAAATCCCCAAGCAGGGTGATCAAGTCTCCCAAGCATTAGAGGTGGCAAAAGCACTCGGAAGAGCTCCTAAAGTTACGGAGCCAGGGGCCAAATTTGATGACATAGCCGATGAATTGAGGGAACTTGACATGGAACATTATGACGACGAGGATGATG GCATTGATGTGTTTAGTAGTGGGGTTGGGGACCTTTACTACCCAAGTAACGATATGGATCCATATCTAAAGAAGGAAAAGGATGAT GACGAGGATTCTGAAGACAGTGATGACATGACAATTAATCCAAGTGATGCAGTCATAGTTTGTGCCCGCAATGAGGATGAAGTCAGCCAGCTTGAG ATATGGCTGTATGTTGAATCAAAAGATGGTGAAGCAGATGTTTTTGTTCACCATGATGTCATCCTTTCATCATTTCCCCTTTGCACAGCATGGCTTGATTGTCCTCTCAAAGGTGGAGACAAAG GAAACTTCATTGCGGTTGGTTTAATGGATGAACCTTCCATTGAGATATGGGATCTTGACATT ATTGATGAAGTGCAACCATGCGTGATATTGGGTGGTATTgctgagaagaaaaaaaagaaaggaaagaag GTATCaatcaaatacaaagaagacAGTCACAGAGATTCAGTTCTCGGGCTTGCTTGGAATAAGGAGTACAG AAATATACTTGCTAGTGCAAGTGCTGACAAACAAGTTAAGATTTGGGATGTGGCTACTGGAAAATGTAATATTACCATGGAGCACCATACAGACAAG GTTCAGGCAGTTGCATGGAATCATTTTGCCCCGCAAGTTCTTCTCAGTGGTTCTTTTGATCATACAGTAGTCTTG AAAGATGGGAGGGTGCCATCACATTCCGGGTATAAGTGGACAGTCACAGCTGATGTAGAAAGCTTAGCATGGGATCCACACACTGAGCATTCATTTGTG GTGAGCCTAGAAGACGGCACAATCAAAGGTTTTGATATTCGGGCTGCCACATCTGCTCCTACTTCCGAGTCTAAACCGAGTTTTACTCTTCATGCTCATGACAAAGCTGTATGCTCAATCTCATATAACCCTGCAGCACCGAAT cttCTTGCAACTGGATCCACAGATAAAATG GTAAAGCTTTGGGATTTGTCAAACAACCAACCTTCATGCATTTCATCCAGGAATCCTAAAGCA GGAGCTGTCTTTTCTATTTCGTTTGCAGAAGATAACCCCTTTTTGCTGGCCATAGGAGGCTCAAAAGGGAAACTGGAA GTATGGGATACAACGTATGATGCTGCGGTTGCCCAAAGATTTGGGAGTTACTACAAGAAGAGCAGAACCCAAGCTGGACCTTCATCTGGTTAA